A single genomic interval of uncultured Desulfobacter sp. harbors:
- a CDS encoding recombinase family protein, with translation MKIGYARVSTDEQNLDLQIDALTAAGCEAIYTDDGISGIAKERDGLSQALSAIKKGDILVVWKLDRLGRSLGFLCNLIEQFKEQGAGFQSLTDGIDTTTTGGKLVFHIMGALAEFERDLISERTKAGMKAAKKRGKHIGRPKALSQGQVQHMHELLKQGKTQGEVAALLGVSSNTIGRRLAQKEN, from the coding sequence ATGAAAATAGGCTATGCCCGTGTCTCCACGGATGAACAAAATCTTGATTTACAAATTGATGCTCTCACGGCTGCCGGATGTGAGGCCATTTATACCGATGACGGGATCAGCGGTATTGCCAAAGAGCGGGACGGTCTTTCCCAAGCACTTTCAGCAATTAAAAAAGGAGATATTCTAGTTGTCTGGAAACTGGATCGTCTGGGGCGTTCTCTGGGTTTTCTGTGTAATTTGATCGAGCAGTTTAAGGAACAGGGGGCAGGGTTCCAAAGCCTGACGGACGGAATCGATACCACCACGACAGGCGGCAAGCTGGTATTTCATATCATGGGCGCACTGGCAGAATTTGAACGTGACCTGATAAGTGAGCGCACAAAAGCCGGAATGAAGGCCGCCAAAAAGCGCGGTAAACATATCGGGCGTCCCAAAGCCTTGTCACAGGGACAAGTTCAGCATATGCATGAATTGTTGAAGCAGGGAAAAACACAAGGAGAAGTCGCGGCATTGCTCGGTGTGTCCTCAAATACAATCGGGCGAAGGCTTGCGCAAAAGGAAAACTGA
- a CDS encoding DUF6290 family protein, whose protein sequence is MPTSVRLPEETEKRLAALALETGRSKAFYIREAILKYIDEMEDVYLAEKRIEDMKRSGDQTIPLENLMEQYGLES, encoded by the coding sequence ATGCCAACATCAGTAAGATTACCTGAGGAAACAGAAAAAAGATTAGCGGCCCTGGCTTTAGAAACGGGTCGGTCAAAAGCCTTTTATATCCGTGAAGCCATTTTGAAATATATAGATGAAATGGAAGATGTTTATTTAGCCGAAAAACGCATTGAAGATATGAAGCGCAGCGGAGATCAGACTATTCCTCTTGAAAATTTGATGGAGCAATATGGCCTGGAAAGTTGA
- a CDS encoding type II toxin-antitoxin system RelE/ParE family toxin: MAWKVEFQKDAEKELARIDRQQAKRILRYLFERIATEEDPRRFGDGLKSNLAGLWKYRIGDYRIICEIQDVVVKVVVVRIGHRRDVYKS; the protein is encoded by the coding sequence ATGGCCTGGAAAGTTGAATTTCAAAAGGATGCTGAAAAGGAACTTGCTCGAATTGATCGGCAACAGGCAAAGCGTATTTTGCGGTACCTGTTTGAAAGAATTGCCACTGAAGAAGACCCCAGGCGATTCGGTGACGGCCTGAAAAGCAATTTGGCCGGCTTGTGGAAGTATCGCATTGGGGATTATCGAATTATTTGTGAAATTCAGGACGTCGTTGTAAAAGTCGTTGTGGTTCGTATCGGTCATCGT